Proteins co-encoded in one Stomoxys calcitrans chromosome 5, idStoCalc2.1, whole genome shotgun sequence genomic window:
- the LOC106094649 gene encoding metallophosphoesterase 1 homolog isoform X1, which produces MPIRHVYRWIIRTFLLLTLLLCCYNEILVYRFNRSSWQEINCHYENCTRILFIADPQLLGETNDKSFHSGLARYDSDRYLHRTFQQALIFTQPHIICFLGDLLDEGNVASPHEFQNYVKRFRYIYQTETDIRFKMISAFHQLVHVPGDNDIGGENGEYISNLNIHRFEEAFTRRDIFDYEANLRFFKINRMMLDFTNPDKTHNHQKLRIGLSHAPLLIGGGPLLRSVISELDPHVIFSGHWHESRIFIYPSTKVINFYDRSVKHFNLKELKEKQHSFLEIMVPTSSYRMGKVHIGIGYGVLENYDLRYTVLWLPNRFVYLFIYLFWLIFSFSIILVCRMMYRCPFRKISKRQTQYQRISDGIPD; this is translated from the exons ATGCCAATTCGTCACGTGTACAG ATGGATTATTCGGACCTTTTTGCTTCTAACCCTGCTATTGTGTTGCTATAATGAAATTCTTGTGTATCGTTTTAATCGGTCTTCTTGGCAAGAGATAAACTGTCATTATG AAAATTGCACGcgaattttgtttattgccGACCCCCAACTCTTAGGTGAAACCAATGATAAATCCTTTCACAGTGGGCTGGCTCGGTATGATTCAGATAG GTATTTACATCGTACTTTTCAACAAGCCTTAATATTTACCCAGCCTCATATTATTTGTTTCTTGGGAGACTTATTGGATGAGGGTAATGTGGCATCTCCACATGAGTTTCAAAATTATGTTAAACGTTTTAGATACATCTACCAAACAGAGACTGATATACGA TTCAAAATGATTTCCGCCTTCCATCAGCTTGTACATGTGCCAGGTGATAATGATATTGGTGGAGAAAATGGCGAATATATTTCGAATTTAAATATACATCGTTTTGAAGAGGCTTTCACACGACGAGACATATTCGACTATGAGGCAAATTTgcgatttttcaaaattaatcgCATGATGTTGGATTTTACAAATCCAGATAAGACACACAATCATCAGAAACTGCGCATTGGTTTATCCCATGCTCCACTTCTCATAGGAGGCGGACCTCTGTTGCGTTCAGTCATCAGTGAACTGGATCCCCATGTCATATTCTCGGGTCATTGGCATGAGTCTCGTATATTTATATACCCCTCAACAAAGGTCATCAATTTTTATGATAGATCTGTAAAACATTTCAATTTGAAAGAACTTAAGGAGAAGCAACATAGCTTTTTGGAAATTATGGTACCTACATCATCGTATCGCATGGGAAAGgtacatattggcattggctatGGTGTGCTTG AAAATTATGATCTCCGTTACACCGTCCTATGGCTCCCCAACCGTTTTGTTTATCTATTTATCTATCTGTTTTGGCTTATATTTTCATTCAGCATTATATTGGTTTGTCGAATGATGTATCGTTGCCCATTTCGGAAAATCTCCAAACGCCAAACTCAGTACCAACGAATTTCGGATGGTATACCTGATTAA
- the LOC106094649 gene encoding metallophosphoesterase 1 homolog isoform X2, producing the protein MPIRHVYRWIIRTFLLLTLLLCCYNEILVYRFNRSSWQEINCHYENCTRILFIADPQLLGETNDKSFHSGLARYDSDRYLHRTFQQALIFTQPHIICFLGDLLDEGNVASPHEFQNYVKRFRYIYQTETDIRLVHVPGDNDIGGENGEYISNLNIHRFEEAFTRRDIFDYEANLRFFKINRMMLDFTNPDKTHNHQKLRIGLSHAPLLIGGGPLLRSVISELDPHVIFSGHWHESRIFIYPSTKVINFYDRSVKHFNLKELKEKQHSFLEIMVPTSSYRMGKVHIGIGYGVLENYDLRYTVLWLPNRFVYLFIYLFWLIFSFSIILVCRMMYRCPFRKISKRQTQYQRISDGIPD; encoded by the exons ATGCCAATTCGTCACGTGTACAG ATGGATTATTCGGACCTTTTTGCTTCTAACCCTGCTATTGTGTTGCTATAATGAAATTCTTGTGTATCGTTTTAATCGGTCTTCTTGGCAAGAGATAAACTGTCATTATG AAAATTGCACGcgaattttgtttattgccGACCCCCAACTCTTAGGTGAAACCAATGATAAATCCTTTCACAGTGGGCTGGCTCGGTATGATTCAGATAG GTATTTACATCGTACTTTTCAACAAGCCTTAATATTTACCCAGCCTCATATTATTTGTTTCTTGGGAGACTTATTGGATGAGGGTAATGTGGCATCTCCACATGAGTTTCAAAATTATGTTAAACGTTTTAGATACATCTACCAAACAGAGACTGATATACGA CTTGTACATGTGCCAGGTGATAATGATATTGGTGGAGAAAATGGCGAATATATTTCGAATTTAAATATACATCGTTTTGAAGAGGCTTTCACACGACGAGACATATTCGACTATGAGGCAAATTTgcgatttttcaaaattaatcgCATGATGTTGGATTTTACAAATCCAGATAAGACACACAATCATCAGAAACTGCGCATTGGTTTATCCCATGCTCCACTTCTCATAGGAGGCGGACCTCTGTTGCGTTCAGTCATCAGTGAACTGGATCCCCATGTCATATTCTCGGGTCATTGGCATGAGTCTCGTATATTTATATACCCCTCAACAAAGGTCATCAATTTTTATGATAGATCTGTAAAACATTTCAATTTGAAAGAACTTAAGGAGAAGCAACATAGCTTTTTGGAAATTATGGTACCTACATCATCGTATCGCATGGGAAAGgtacatattggcattggctatGGTGTGCTTG AAAATTATGATCTCCGTTACACCGTCCTATGGCTCCCCAACCGTTTTGTTTATCTATTTATCTATCTGTTTTGGCTTATATTTTCATTCAGCATTATATTGGTTTGTCGAATGATGTATCGTTGCCCATTTCGGAAAATCTCCAAACGCCAAACTCAGTACCAACGAATTTCGGATGGTATACCTGATTAA
- the LOC106095325 gene encoding sister chromatid cohesion protein PDS5 homolog B — MTDIVYPAGCRPLSEDLGTDELIRRLKTLANVLQAMGQDDGLYQQYIPLSLQLADDHFLQHPSRDVQLLVACCIADVLRVYAPEAPYKDQDQIKTIFLFFIKQLYGLKDPKDPSFKRYFYLLENLAYVKSFNMCFELEDCAEIFCQLFGMMFKIVNEEHSTKVKNFMIDIMSPLINEADNFTTDILDLILINIVEPKKSQNKYAYQLAEQLIIKTADSLETIIKMFFNQVLVLDKVDKNHEICNKIYDLIYELHLICPNILCSVLPQLECKLKSSNEQERLKAVALLARMFSEKDSQISKKHPNLLRMFLGRFCDISFSIRVKCVQSSMHFLLNQPHLREDIISCLRARQHDSDENVRYEVVMAIVETAKREFSIVCESEDLLDFVRERTLDKKFKIRKEAMLGLAYIYKKAICEPNDLSADVKKNVEWIKNKIMHGYYMPTLEDRLQVERLLITSLVPYKLASLERMKQLYHLMGTFDDNAMKAFIELQKNQMKTRKTVLEWVKLHKTKDMTPSMQSQLNIKQTIISKLLADPLKASEFLGKFSTNMRKDPALLRYMEIILKRDVSCKECADTMSLLLKKLGTPIMTNLYYQTVKMLIERIASVMIDKEAISILIGLIEDCMRGGDTIKEIGLPQSEAGEQGLKLLTALSYLFSPHFFMDKTLRHMISLLSYDNDYSAPLILKSLTHLGRYKPLISVDPSILEELAPVCKDFAVEGTPKQAKHAVRCIFVNTQAQLNGGTEHVDTLKTVHPIFNEIMDNLRVTLKPLSPHQRTKVVTMGHIAYNMPKAFAEKIKNMIARRIVKELLIQPVPEDRTCKRIDGDWCEQEELPSDTLCKLEGLKTMARWLLGLRDDEASAKKTFRMLIAFIHHGGDLLDHKRMFAAESSWFRVAAACAMLKICEQKGVGDQYTSEQYYSLSQLMCDPVPQVREMFARKLHKGLNKGLPSNCLPLDFMGFYALAGHETDKKLLELKRQFLEADINKRREYLKTIQATNPDTSAEQRLHILPDFILAFAIPILVHDPQFVDYEDRVQLKQVEKCLRFILEPLMAKSEAFSYSFYKNLIEMMKDHYVVTPHENSYAYNLKMWACCDLANYIICSKTGQCDLTPNKTFNVPITLPPLYFQEPPPDAEGFPNTKIYIPFDTYSIITTLGTNKKITNALKPTTSGQSTLKSAEKRPASDHLSSIDQNSLENASLFDGVKDEPSEPVTKKVRGVMRTGKT; from the exons ATGACGGATATAGTTTATCCTGCAGGATGCAGGCCGTTGTCCGAAGACCTCGGCACTGATGAACTTATACGAAGGCTCAAG ACACTAGCGAATGTACTACAAGCAATGggacaagatgatggtttgtATCAACAGTACATACCATTATCGCTGCAACTGGCCGACGATCATTTTTTACAACATCCATCACGGGATGTCCAGTTATTGGTTGCATGTTGTATAGCCGACGTGTTGCGCGTTTACGCTCCGGAAGCCCCTTACAAAGATCAGGATCAAatcaaaacaatttttctattttttattaaacaacTGTATGGTCTTAAGGACCCTAAAGACCCCTCATTCAAGCGTTATTTTTATCTCTTGGAAAATCTGGCATACGTAAAGTCCTTTAATATGTGCTTTGAACTGGAGGACTGTGCGGAAATATTCTGCCAACTGTTCGGCATGATGTTTAAAATTGTCAA CGAGGAGCATAGTACCAAAGTGAAAAACTTTATGATTGACATCATGAGTCCTTTGATAAACGAAGCTGACAACTTTACCACAGACATTTTGGACTTGATTCTCATCAACATTGTAGAGCCAAAAAAATCACAGAATAAATATGCCTATCAATTGGCCGAGCAACTGATAATTAAGACGGCCGATTCATTGGAGACTATAATCAAAATG tttttcAATCAGGTTCTGGTCTTGGACAAGGTTGACAAAAACCATGAGATATGCAACAAAATTTACGATTTAATATATGAGTTGCATCTGATTTGCCCGAATATTTTGTGTTCGGTGTTGCCACAACTTGAATGCAAATTAAAATCTTCCAATGAGCAGGAACGTCTGA AAGCTGTGGCTCTTTTGGCTCGCATGTTTTCAGAGAAGGATTCTCAGATTTCTAAGAAGCATCCAAATCTGTTACGCATGTTTCTCGGACGTTTTTGTGACATATCATTTTCAATACGCGTCAAGTGTGTCCAATCCTCAATGCACTTTTTGCTCAATCAACCCCACCTTCGTGAGGATATCATTTCGTGCCTGCGTGCCCGCCAACATGACTCTGATGAAAATGTCCGTTACGAGGTTGTAATGGCGATTGTAGAAACTGCAAAGCGTGAATTTTCTATTGTATGCGAGTCTGAGGACCTTTTGGATTTTGTGCGTGAACGAacattggataaaaaatttaaaatacgcAAGGAAGCTATGCTGGGACTTGCCTACATTTACAAAAAGGCAATATGCGAGCCCAATGATCTGTCAGCGGATGTAAAGAAGAATGTGGAGTggatcaaaaacaaaataatgcaTGGCTATTACATGCCCACTCTGGAGGATCGCCTTCAGGTGGAGCGTTTGTTGATCACATCGTTGGTGCCCTACAAATTAGCGTCGTTGGAAAGAATGAAGCAACTATATCACCTAATGGGCACATTTGACGATAATGCCATGAAAGCTTTTATCGAGCTGCAAAAGAATCAAATGAAGACTCGAAAAACGGTCTTGGAGTGGGTGAAATTACACAAAACTAAAGATATGACACCATCAATGCAGAGCCAATTGAATATAAAACAGACAATCATAAGCAAACTTTTGGCTGATCCCTTGAAGGCATCAGAATTTCTGGGCAAATTTAGCACAAACATGCGAAAAGATCCTGCTTTATTGCGCTACATGGAAATAATATTGAAGCGAGATGTCTCATGCAAGGAATGTGCCGATACCATGTCATTACTTTTGAAGAAACTCGGTACTCCCATTATGACAAATCTGTATTATCAGACAGTTAAAATGTTAATAGAGCGCATAGCCTCTGTAATGATCGATAAGGAAGCTATTTCTATTTTGATTGG ATTAATTGAGGATTGTATGCGAGGTGGGGATACAATCAAAGAAATTGGTCTACCACAAAGTGAAGCTGGTGAACAAGGCCTAAAATTACTGACG GCATTGTCGTATTTATTCTCACCTCACTTTTTCATGGACAAAACCTTGCGTCATATGATCTCTTTATTGAGCTATGACAATGATTATTCGGCACCATTGATTTTGAAATCGCTTACACATTTGGGGCGTTACAAGCCCCTGATTTCTGTAGATCCATCAATTCTGGAGGAATTAGCACCAGTTTGCAAAGATTTTGCCGTGGAGGGAACACCGAAACAAGCCAAGCATGCCGTTCGTTGTATATTTGTCAACACACAGGCCCAATTAAATGGGGGAACTGAACATGTGGATACGCTGAAAACAGTGCATCCCATATTTAACGAGATCATGGATAATTTACGCGTTACGCTCAAACCCCTCAGTCCACATCAAAGGACCAAAGTTGTCACTATGGGCCACATTGCCTATAATATGCCCAAAGCTTTTGCAGAGAAGATTAAAAACATGATAGCTCGGCGCATTGTTAAAGAATTGTTAATACAGCCTGTACCTGAAGATAGGACTTGTAAACGCATTGACGGCGATTGGTGTGAACAGGAAGAACTGCCGTCGGATACTCTATGCAAATTAGAGGGTTTAAAAACAATGGCACGTTGGCTGCTAGGCCTTAGGGATGACGAAGCTTCCGCCAAGAAAACCTTCCGTATGCTTATTGCCTTCATACATCATGGTGGGGATTTGCTAGACCACAAACGTATGTTTGCAGCCGAATCATCGTGGTTCCGGGTAGCTGCGGCCTGTGCTATGTTAAAAATTTGCGAACAAAAAGGCGTTGGCGATCAGTATACCTCTGAGCAGTATTACAGTTTATCACAATTAATG TGTGATCCAGTGCCACAGGTTAGAGAAATGTTTGCCCGCAAACTACATAAAGGATTGAATAAAGGTCTGCCTAGTAACTGTTTACCCTTGGACTTCATGGGATTCTATGCTCTAGCTGGTCATGAAACGGATAAAAA GCTTTTGGAGCTAAAGCGTCAATTTTTGGAAGCTGATATAAACAAAAGACGGGAATATCTCAAAACAATACAGGCAACAA ATCCAGATACTTCTGCCGAACAACGTTTACATATTTTACCTGATTTTATATTGGCTTTTGCTATACCCATATTGGTACATGACCCTCAGTTTGTGGATTACGAAGATCGTGTACAATTAAAACAAGTCGAGAAATGTTTGCGATTTATACTGGAGCCGTTAATGGCCAAATCGGAGGCGTTTTCATACAGTTTCTATAAAAACCTTATTGAAATGATGAAAGACCATTATGTAGTGACGCCTCATGAAAACAGTTATGCCTATAATTTG AAAATGTGGGCATGTTGTGATCTCGCAAATTACATAATTTGTTCCAAAACGGGACAATGTGATTTAACGCCAAACAAAACATTCAATGTACCAATTACATTACCACCTCTATATTTCCAAGAGCCTCCACCGGATGCCGAAGGTTTTCCAAATACTAAAATTTATATACCTTTTGATACGTATTCGATAATAACTACCTTAGGGACTAACAAGAAAATAACAAATGCCTTGAAACCGACCACAAGTGGCCAGTCAACATTAAAAAGCGCAGAAAAACGTCCAGCCTCAGATCACTTATCATCTATAGATCAAAATTCTTTG GAAAATGCATCACTATTTGATGGTGTCAAGGATGAGCCATCTGAACCAGTAACCAAAAAGGTACGAGGTGTTATGCGTACCGGGAAGACGTAA
- the LOC106095551 gene encoding uncharacterized protein LOC106095551 — translation MFLSGTKKPLAQVFREGNSRNRLLSELKSNNEDALGKKQPILKQTQICVRRSLKRPYDSFTPADKLETKTELFIMPPIPKIKASDRNTKLYDASSKDNRTEKKPYDPMDNVQRNLRVFVGTVGFMIKTSKLYPTINALWDVYGKVVKIVKGKHRFEKVLLVRNSDGSGPVLQCSYFDFDSTLDNIASDSKVRLVGKASGFNCLRTFKVEVIHGSIVPSSLTRLQNVNSFVLQQQK, via the exons ATGTTTCTTTCAG GCACAAAGAAACCACTAGCTCAAGTTTTTCGCGAAGGAAACTCGAGAAATAGACTTCTAAGTGAATTAAAAAGCAACAATGAGGACGCTTTGGGTAAAAAGCAGCCTATATTGAAGCAAACACAAATATGTGTAAGACGATCTTTAAAAAGACCATACGACTCATTTACTCCAGCCGATAAACTGGAAACTAAGACCGAATTATTTATTATGCCGCCAATACCGAAAATTAAGGCCAGTGATAGAAACACCAAGCTTTATGACGCTTCATCTAAGGACAATAGAACAGAAAAGAAGCCATATGACCCTATGGATAATGTGCAGCGAAATTTAAGAGTTTTTGTCGGTACTGTAGGTTTCATGATAAAAACTTCCAAGCTGTACCCCACAATAAATGCTCTCTGGGATGTTTATG GTAAAGTTGTCAAAATTGTAAAAGGCAAACACCGATTTGAAAAAGTATTGTTGGTCCGCAACAGTGATGGCAGCGGACCTGTACTACAGTGCTcctattttgattttgattcTACTTTGGACAACATAGCTTCTG ATTCTAAGGTACGTCTGGTAGGCAAAGCAAGTGGATTTAATTGCTTGCGTACTTTTAAAGTAGAAGTTATTCATGGCTCCATTGTACCGTCCAGTTTGACGCGCCTTCAAAATGTTAATTCATTTgtcttacaacaacaaaaataa
- the LOC106095337 gene encoding GTP-binding protein 128up — translation MSTILEKIAAIESEMARTQKNKATSAHLGLLKAKLAKLRRELISPKGGGGGAGEQGFEVAKTGDARVGFVGFPSVGKSTLLSNLAGVYSEVAAYEFTTLTTVPGCIKYKGAKIQLLDLPGIIEGAKDGKGRGRQVIAVARTCNLIFMVLDCLKPLGHKKLLEHELEGFGIRLNKKPPNIYFKRKDKGGVNLNAMVPQSELDADMVKTILSEYKIHNADITLRYDATSDDLIDVIEGNRIYIPCIYLLNKIDQISIEELDVIYKIPHCVPISAHHRWNFDDLLELMWEYLQLVRIYTKPKGQLPDYSSPIVLNSERTSIQDFCNKLHRTIAKEFKYALVWGSSVKHQPQKVGIDHVLNDEDVVQIVKKV, via the exons ATGAGTACAATACTGGAGAAGATTGCCGCCATCGAGAGCGAG ATGGCACGAACCCAAAAGAATAAAGCCACTTCGGCTCACTTGGGTCTGTTAAAAGCGAAATTGGCCAAATTGCGGAGGGAGTTAATTTCGCCAAAAGGTGGCGGCGGCGGTGCTGGTGAACAAG GCTTCGAGGTGGCCAAAACTGGTGATGCACGCGTTGGTTTTGTAGGGTTCCCATCGGTTGGCAAGTCTACATTGCTTTCAAATCTGGCTGGTGTTTATTCCGAAGTAGCCGCTTACGAGTTCACAACATTAACCACTGTGCCGGGCTGTATTAAATACAAAGGAGCTAAAATACAATTGCTAGATTTGCCTGGAATCATTGAGGGAGCCAAGGACGGTAAAGGTCGTGGTCGTCAAGTTATTGCTGTCGCCCGAACTTGTAATTTGATTTTCATGGTGTTGGACTGTTTGAAACCATTGGGTCATAAAAAACTTCTAGAGCATGAATTGGAAGGTTTTGGTATACGACTCAACAAAAAACCTCCAAATATCTACTTTAAACGCAAAGACAAGGGTGGAGTTAACTTAAATGCAATGGTGCCACAATCGGAGTTAGATGCCGACATGGTGAAAACCATTCTATCCGAATATAAGAtacacaatgctgatattacaTTGCGCTACGATGCGACTAGTGATGATCTTATTGACGTTATTGAAGGCAATCGGATTTACATACCCTGCATATATCTTCTAAATAAAATAGATCAAATCTCCATAGAGGAGTTGGATGTTATCTATAAAATTCCACATTGTGTACCTATATCAGCCCATCATCGCTGGAATTTTGATGATTTGTTGGAACTCATGTGGGAATATTTACAGCTAGTGAGAAT TTATACCAAGCCCAAAGGCCAATTGCCAGATTATAGTTCACCAATTGTGTTGAACTCTGAACGCACATCTATTCAAGATTTTTGTAATAAACTACATCGAACTATCGCCAAGGAATTCAAATA TGCCTTAGTGTGGGGCTCATCAGTGAAGCATCAACCGCAAAAAGTTGGCATTGACCATGTACTCAACGATGAAGATGTGGTGCAAATTGTTAAGAAAGTCTAA